GTCAAATTCTCTTTATATTAGTcattaaaatatttcaaatatttttatttatataccatctcTAAATCACCTGAACAGTTAATGAAAAATAATATTTCACAAGTGAGCAAGCTGAACTcaacaaaaaacacacatgtATGAAATGAAAGGAAATTGATAGAGAAATATGGTATCAGACTCTTACTCCAATACAGTATGTAATTTGGGCTTCACTGACTACTTGATAATAAAACATTTTGGTCTTTACAAATTCCAGTTTGCATCTTGGTGCAATTATCTAGCAGAGACAGGGTCTTTCAGAAGCAGGTTAATGCCAAGGTTCATCTTAAGACGCTGGGATTCTTTTAGCTTGCAAGATGTAGCCTTTGGATTTGATGACTCCTCTGCTCTTAACAATGACTGAATATCGCAGAAGCCACAGTGGAGTCCATTCATGCACTTGGCAATCTGAGATACTCTCCTGAAGTGTTTCTTGGAAGCTTGCTTCGGAAAGGAGTTCTAAGGTTAGaacagggaaaggagaaggagatgatTAGCAAAGCTTTTATGAAATTGAGCTACCAGCATTCAAAATACCAATCTGAATGCCAATCATATTTgaaatatgtatacagtatatgtaattACAATAAAGCAAACACACTACATGGTTGAACACAGTCCTGATATTTGCCATGCCAGAACATCACCAAGAAGACCAACAATCCAGAACCTTCTACAGTTGTTCATTACTTAACCTTTTATAATATGATAGTTTGCACATTATTTAAAAAGTCCAAGTTTGTTCAAACCAATCGAGCACTGCAGAATTTATCTCCTGGCTTATTGTTATGCACATCTTTGCTGCGGTGTTATCTCTACAAATGACTTTATGTTTTGCCTGCTGAATGAGTTCCTTGACTGCATTAAGTCCAAATCAACACCagcttttttaaaatctccaaaCATACTAGTGATATAAGCCAGAAATTCATTGTTAAAAAGGTGGGAATAATGAATTCTTAGCTCAAATGGTAACAGGCAGTGCACCCTATGCACATGTTGTCCTCAAACATTGAGCTGAGCTATTCTGGCTTTGATTTAAGCTGGCATCCAGAAAAGGTTCTTTTTCTAAACATTGTGCCCTACAGAGAATATGGAACTAATTCTGTGATAATACAGTACAGCTAATTCTTATTGATCATAAAATGGCAAAGCAtaaatggacctttggtctaCTCTACTCTATCAAGGCAATTAACAGGACATTACCTTTTGGATCATTATGAGTCAAAAGCTGGATATCAAACTCTTTAGCAAATGCAGTCAAATCTGGTGGCATCACACAACAGGATGCAAGATTCACCTGGTTACTGCTTGGTTTCACCTAGAAAAAAAGTAAAAATTAAGATAGCGCTTTGGTGTTTGCCTTACATTATATTTAATTAAGTGACTGCACATTCTTTATGACAATGGAAAGCTGCTCCATTttctaaacttttaaaaaatgcttcacaTATCAAACATAGGGATGCAACTACTCACTTGCCCAGCTGGCTATAAAGTGTCTGTACTGTATTCAGGATTAAAACTGGATCTGATTTCATAATATATTTAGTAGAACATATTAACAGAAAAAGCACCAGATCCAGGTAATTTCAGTTGAACACTGCCTCTTACCTGCGCCCACAAGAACAGTTGCTCCAACAGTGCTTTATCTAGATCAGAAGTCCCTATGGCAACAATCTTTTTGTTTTGAACTAAGTTTTCAAGCTCTGCCCAGTAAGGTTGTAAATATTCTAAGGAAATATTAATTCCGTCTTCGGTTGGAGGAGGAGCAATTATCACAGAATCTAACTGGTCGACACCAAGGGCAGAACatgctaaaaaagagagaaaaactttCATGcttaaatagaataaaaatgaatTACAGGATGCTTTAAGAAACACGAATCTACTTGTCTTCTAATGACTTATTCTATCTCCTAGTATAAATGTTCAGTTCCCTGAATCCACAAAATCTCTGCAGAGACAAATCTATTTTACAAGATCAAGCTAAACTATTTTCGAATTACAAGAAAGAACCTATACAATAGGTATTACTTTGCAGCAAAATATGCTGAAAAGAGAGGAATGAAAGCAGAGTTCTTAATAGTTCTGAACATACAATAGTACACCAAGGAAACCAAACAAAAGGGTTACTTTCAGAGTTTAGCTATCAGAAAAACAAAAGGCTAATTTTTGCTTGCTCTGCAATGCAAAATCTGGATTTCTTCCAGTTCTTAGTAAGTCGGTGTGCACTTCTGGCCTagtgaaattaggcttgaaaaaagCCTAGGATTAAAGCCAGTAGGAGCTCCACCCCATCCAATGCCAAAATGTGGCATGGTGGTCAATTGCAAGGAGGATCACAGCTGCCAAACCCCCTTGCTGAAAATGCACCCTTGCCCAACTGCACTTACGGTACGTTAGAAGTCTTACTGTCTCCAAtgcaaattcccccctcccaaacctaattgtgtgtgtgttgtgtgctgtATATGTATGCATACATGTGATATGTGAGGTATGTTCAGGTATGCATGTGTTGGTCAGGCCTGCTCACCTTCCTTTTAGCTGCATCTGTTATTTGAAAGACGGACCCTGAAATGGAAACCACGAGAAATGCAGTCCCTCGACTGAaagcgaccccccccccatttcactgtCTGCCAACTTTGTTCAAAGACAGTAGGGAAAAGATACAAAGTTCAATagatttttaaaacattcatGACTAGGAAAAGCTTCTCTGTTTCAGAGCCAgaaaagatttaaaaagaaaaagaagagacccTGCAAACTTTGGATATGTTCAAATGTAAGTTGCCAACTTACTCATACTGACTGCTTCTCTGATTGATGAAGTGTTTGATCCTGCGATAAACAATTTTGCTGAAAATAAAAGACGAGTTAATAAGGGAAAGCAACATCTGCAAATAATGCAAATTCCCAACTGTGTGTTTCTGACCATTCAATAGCACATCAAATCTGCACAGATTAATGACCAAAACACTGTGGCAGAGGACAtaatttgaatgcagaaggtcccgtgtTCAAATTCCAGAGTCTCCTAGAAAGGCTGGGAAGAATTATGCAGCCTCCTACTTCCTTTAAGTTGATGTCTTGCACAAATACAACTTAGCTATaaagcaacaagaacaacaacgcAAGAAGTTCCCCTCCAAAAAGCAATTAATTCCCAAGAACACCAATTGTTCCAATTAAAAAGTCTGACGTATATTACACAATGTCCGCCTTTTCAGAGACTGAGCTAAGGGTTATTAGCTGCTCTAGGTTATTTCTGGGTTTATAGATTTCTAGGCAAGGCTCCCATTAAGATGAAATGCAAAACAAGCTTATAGAAAGGTTAGATTTCAAAGCAATTTGACTTAAGACATGTTTGCTCAGGTCCTTTTGGTGAACAGCGGCCCACAGATTATTTCTCTACATGTGAAGACAAGGATTTTTTGCCAATGAGCTCCAAACGCACTGGATGAGTTAAAGAATGGCAGAAATGTTGTTTTCCCTTTAGTCCaggggttggggaacctttggcccttcagtcaagtcccatcagccccagcaagcatcgctgatggtcagggatgatgggagtcgtagttcatcaacatctggaggggcaaaggttccccatagTTGGCCTTAGCCCATGGCTCTGCCTAGAACGAGGTGATGAAAAACCTGCTTCTTTATTTCACTTACAATagatgcatgatttttttttatggtAGGTGCTCTCAAAATAATTGATGGAACAGAGATTGCCTTATCAACTCAGATAAAAACCTTGGTTCAAAGTAGTTCATTAACTTGTTGTTCAGGAAGCGTCTATGAAAGATTATTGGCTGCGCCTTCAATACCAAGCCCAAGAGAGACCCAGGTTGGCACACACCTCTCAGCAAGATTTACTAATATTTATGTAGCTATTTTTGAACTAACAACAGTTTTCATTTTCAGGGTGCAAGGATAGCCACTATCTATACAGAGCACTAGGATGGTTCCACGACCCTGCTGTAACTGTGCTGTATCCAAGAAATGTCTGCCCTCTCTTTGAGAAACTTCAGAATTGCTCATTACTGAAGGAGACCAGAAGTCCATCTAACACACCATTCTGTATCCAACAGCCAGAGGCTCTGGAAGCTCACAAGCTGACGCATTATGCAATTGGCCATTTGTCCCAGTTCTGTTTTCATTTTACTTCCAGCATTGCAACAGGGGCATCAGCTactttaaggaaggaaggaaggaaggaaagaagatatGCATTGTCTGAGGCTATGAGATGATCCTGAAGATTTTTGTTGAGTACAGACTTTGGAAAGAGCAATATGGATGCAATGATATAAGCAGAGCAGTACCAAAATTCTGGTAGTGCGCACTTTGGATACATCTGCATGAAACTCTAGTTCAGTGTTATGAGAGCAAGCCCAGGGCTCatgcactctcccctcccctctggcgtGGCTGTGAAGAGGCGatcaagcatttctgcttctattttttattaaccaCAGTATCCTTAACTGGGGTCACTCTTAACTATAGTTCTCTAGAGCATGCCAGATAAATAAACCTGCGGTGTGCGCGTGTGTGCAAGCCTGGCTTGCAAAGGCATGGCCTCATAATGTTAAATCATGATGCAAACACAGTCTAAATGTAGATGAATTATTAACTGTGCAATGCTAACcgtgttttctcagaagtaagcattttaaatttaaatacacccaggtaagcagggttaaattatctttctttttattactgtGATCCCCTTTGGGAGAGGACAATtgtctgaaaagcaggataaaaatattaaagggaaataaataatacTGCTTTGTCCTATGAATTAGTCATCAGGTTGTTTAGTTAGCAGATCCTCGACTGCAATTCTTGTCAGCAGGGTGACTAGAATAATGCAGATAAGAGTCCCAAGAGAAAGTACCGGTAAGTGATAATACTTTACTGAAGTTAATTGAACAAAAGCAGCATATAGGGTAATATGCAGAGAAACGAGCTTTGGTCTCCTGGCCAATGGCAGAGTGTGCTGCCTTTCAGCTCTGCAGCCCCATCCATTCATAATACAGTTAAGTTGTGCTATGCTACGGTAGACTTCTTACTCAATTCCCCAACCTATTCAATTTAATATTCCATAAGTCGTCAGAGGAAGGTGACTCTCTGTAGCTAAGAAGCTGGTTGACTAACACTGGGCCCTGCTCCATCCCATCTCTCCCAATGAAGTCAACAAACAAATTATACCTGAAACTTTCAGTTCTTCCCTCTCTTCAGGATTGATCTTTTCTATTGCTTGGGCTAGAGTACATTCAAGGGTTTCGGGCAGCTCCTGCAAATAAATGTGTTGACAGTCAGAAGCAGCTTACCAGTATTGGCAGCTAAGCACATCTTGTGTCATTAGAGAAGACATATAAAAAGCAGCCTTAAGCTTCACCAAAATTCTGTTTTCAtatggtgttggggggggggagcaaacaaCTCTGCAGCAGATGCTTCAGACAAAAATCCTGGAATCCCTCTGTCTGAGGCACCCAGTTGCAAAAGGCCTGGTCCACACTGCACAGCTGGAGACTACAAAGGGAAAGTCTGACAAGCACCTCATCAAACTGCGTGAAAGGCAAAGCACATCTTCAGTATGGAAGGCAGATTTGTAGCACTACACATATTCTGAGAGTCCTCGTTTTATGTTATGCCTGCATTCAGCCTCAAAAATGCAGGGCATGAAATAAAACCACATGCAacaaacagttttaaaaagaaaataaaaacagtcaCGGGGTTATCTTTACACAATCCATCCAATTACAGGGCCTCTGGTCCCATTCTAATTGCAAAATGGGACTGGCAGGAGTGgatcagcaataaatcacatggagtaagcgaaattaactctttattagaataAACAAGGTCTGCTCAGTAGTGCCAGGCCCATAAGCACAGTAACTCTTCTCAGTAAATATTGTCCTTATGAGACAGTTGTGGAGAATCAAGGTCCCTGCCTTACCccagctgcctaagtctcctcaTCTCCctggtccttcccaagcaatctgagactctgccAGCGTGCCTGTttttgctcttccctcttcatgcctcttctggttctgggagactagaAGGGAGGGGAATTCGACTCTCCCtattcactaaaccctgttacctcttcagcttcaacacctcttcccaatcttcttcctcttctccttctgacacctcatcgtcgtcccaccaccaatccctgggctctgagccttcttccttgggggttccccagctggtgcctctcatcattcctctgtgtccaaccagtccatgataaAGTGCTGCTTttaacatttaaagccctaaatggctcggGATTCCAATTACCTAAAGGATCGCCTCTTCCCACAGGAACCTGTCTGGACACTCCATTTGTCCACCAAGGTCCTGCTCTGTGTCACAAAGAAGCATATGGAGGGCAGTGACCAGACGTGTGTCAGCTCTCCACCTGCCCATCCCTACTCTTTGGAATGGGAAGGAATGTCTGCCTCTGACTTTATTATCATTTTGGTTCCAGGTAAAGACACTTTAATTCTTCTACGATAACTTTCATTATATTGTTTCTCTCTCCAGTAATAAATTACATTTAACAAGGACAGACTGAGTTTGGGCCAGAGAAAATTCTAATTATTT
The genomic region above belongs to Zootoca vivipara chromosome 7, rZooViv1.1, whole genome shotgun sequence and contains:
- the GCLM gene encoding glutamate--cysteine ligase regulatory subunit isoform X1, which encodes MGTESGSAGVLLGQAGTLNLQTGNLLNWGRLRKKCPATPSEELRDCIQKTLNEWSSKISPDLLQELPETLECTLAQAIEKINPEEREELKVSAKLFIAGSNTSSIREAVSMTCSALGVDQLDSVIIAPPPTEDGINISLEYLQPYWAELENLVQNKKIVAIGTSDLDKALLEQLFLWAQVKPSSNQVNLASCCVMPPDLTAFAKEFDIQLLTHNDPKELLSEASFQETLQESISDCQVHEWTPLWLLRYSVIVKSRGVIKSKGYILQAKRIPAS
- the GCLM gene encoding glutamate--cysteine ligase regulatory subunit isoform X2 encodes the protein MGTESGSAGVLLGQAGTLNLQTGNLLNWGRLRKKCPATPSEELRDCIQKTLNEWSSKISPDLLQELPETLECTLAQAIEKINPEEREELKVSACSALGVDQLDSVIIAPPPTEDGINISLEYLQPYWAELENLVQNKKIVAIGTSDLDKALLEQLFLWAQVKPSSNQVNLASCCVMPPDLTAFAKEFDIQLLTHNDPKELLSEASFQETLQESISDCQVHEWTPLWLLRYSVIVKSRGVIKSKGYILQAKRIPAS